Proteins encoded in a region of the Diadema setosum chromosome 7, eeDiaSeto1, whole genome shotgun sequence genome:
- the LOC140230527 gene encoding lysosomal acid glucosylceramidase-like, with protein sequence MFPDSSATPCYPEKFSNGDAFVCRCNSTHCDTVEGYEPLQPGRFTLYTSSNSTGDRLIKRDFPMSKTSNASGSAVTFTIDKSTKYQSVIGFGGATTDATAINTFNVSQATRTNLLKSYFSPDGIEYTVSRVPIGCTDLSPRYYSYNDHPGDFNLVNFSLATEDLEYKIPFLQEGISMSRRPIKLFGSPWTPPEWMKTNGDFHGAGQLIGKPGEKYFKTWANYFVRFLHEYEKHNVTFWGITVENEPMAGGIVGYKTPSCYFTPEMERDFIKLDLGPALHAGGFQNLKMMMMDDQRFELPGWPDVVLRDAESAPYVSGIGIHWYWDQDSLLLKLDLAHMYFPDYFMLYTEACYGHGALGSWEQGEGYSHSIIQNMNHWVSGWVDWNMVLNPRGGPSFVANYLNAPIIVDAEKDVFYKQPMYYHLGHFSKFVLPDSHRIHHTADRETELESIAFQLPDQSSYALVLLNRKDQDMDVVISDPDVGFMLAQIPARSIQTYLWTDK encoded by the exons ATGTTTCCAGACAGCA GTGCCACCCCATGCTACCCAGAGAAGTTCTCCAATGGGGATGCCTTTGTCTGCAGGTGTAACTCAACCCACTGTGACACAGTTGAGGGCTATGAGCCTCTCCAGCCTGGGAGATTTACCCTGTACACCTCCAGCAATTCTACGGGGGACAGATTGATCAAAAGGGATTTTCCCATGTCAAAGACCTCCAATGCTTCAG GCTCAGCTGTAACATTCACGATCGATAAGTCGACCAAATACCAGTCAGTTATTGGATTTGGAGGTGCCACGACAGACGCCACAGCAATAAATACATTCAATGTGTCGCAGGCAACGCGGACAAATCTCCTGAAGTCCTACTTTTCGCCAGATG GGATAGAATATACCGTGTCTCGCGTCCCCATTGGCTGCACGGATCTGTCGCCACGCTACTATTCGTACAATGACCATCCCGGTGACTTCAACCTGGTCAACTTCTCACTGGCCACCGAAGACTTGGAGTACAAG attcccTTTCTGCAAGAGGGAATATCCATGTCCCGTCGACCCATCAAGCTGTTCGGGAGCCCCTGGACCCCGCCAGAGTGGATGAAAACCAACGGGGACTTCCACGGGGCCGGGCAGCTCATTGGGAAGCCCGGGGAAAAATACTTCAAGACGTGGGCCAACTATTTTGTCAG GTTTCTGCATGAGTATGAGAAGCACAATGTGACATTCTGGGGCATCACGGTGGAGAATGAGCCGATGGCCGGGGGTATCGTCGGCTACAAGACGCCGTCGTGCTACTTCACGCCCGAGATGGAGAGGGATTTCATCAAGCTGGACCTCGGACCCGCCCTCCATGCTGGGGGCTTCCAGAATctcaagatgatgatgatggacgACCAGAGGTTTGAACTACCGGGATGGCCAGATGTT GTGCTCAGAGATGCTGAGTCAGCCCCCTACGTGTCTGGTATCGGCATCCACTGGTACTGGGACCAGGACTCGCTGCTCCTCAAGCTGGACCTAGCCCACATGTACTTCCCGGACTACTTCATGCTCTACACGGAGGCTTGCTATGGCCACGGCGCTCTGGGATCGTGGGAGCAAGGGGAGGGGTACAGCCATAGCATCATACAG AATATGAACCACTGGGTGTCTGGATGGGTGGACTGGAATATGGTCCTAAATCCTCGAGGGGGTCCGTCGTTCGTCGCAAATTACCTCAATGCGCCAATTATAGTGGATGCGGAGAAAGACGTCTTCTATAAGCAGCCCATGTACTATCACCTGGGACATTTCAG TAAATTTGTGTTGCCAGATTCTCACCGCATCCACCACACTGCTGACCGTGAGACAGAGCTAGAGAGCATAGCATTCCAGCTACCAGACCAGAGTAGCTACGCACTGGTGCTGCTCAACAG